The proteins below are encoded in one region of Rhizobium sp. 9140:
- a CDS encoding GH1 family beta-glucosidase: MTDSKTLADRFPGDFLFGVATAAFQIEGASKADGRKPSIWDAFSNMPGRVFGRHNGDVACDHYNRLEEDLDLIASLGVKAYRFSIAWPRIVPDGTGPVNEAGLDFYDRLVDGLKARNIKAFATLYHWDLPLTLAGDGGWTARSTAFAFQRYARTVIARLGDRLDAVATFNEPWCSVWLSHLYGIHAPGEKNMEAALHAMHVTNLAHGLGVAAVREERANLPVGIVINPMHIYPGTDSEADKAAAERAFDFHNGVFFGPIFKGAYPDSVLEALGARMPEVEAGDMAVISQKLDWWGVNYYTPMRVSDDPTEGTDFPATKAAPFVNEAKTDIGWEIFPQALGDLIRTVNERYDLPDCYITENGACYNMGVENGEVNDQPRLDYIAEHLAVTADLIAEGYPMKGYFAWSLMDNFEWAEGYRMRFGIVHVDYDTQVRTIKKSGHWYRDLAGAFPKGNHAETTSA; encoded by the coding sequence ATGACCGATTCCAAGACGCTGGCCGACCGCTTCCCCGGCGATTTCCTGTTCGGAGTGGCCACGGCCGCTTTCCAGATCGAGGGCGCTTCGAAGGCGGACGGGCGCAAGCCGTCGATCTGGGATGCATTCTCGAACATGCCGGGCCGCGTCTTCGGCCGGCACAACGGCGATGTCGCCTGCGATCATTACAATCGGCTCGAGGAGGATCTCGACCTGATCGCGAGCCTCGGTGTGAAGGCCTATCGTTTCTCCATCGCCTGGCCGCGCATCGTTCCCGATGGCACCGGGCCGGTGAACGAGGCTGGCCTCGACTTCTACGACCGGCTGGTCGATGGCCTGAAGGCGCGCAACATCAAGGCCTTCGCGACACTCTATCACTGGGACCTGCCGCTGACGCTGGCCGGAGATGGTGGCTGGACCGCGCGCTCCACGGCGTTTGCCTTCCAGCGCTATGCCCGCACCGTCATCGCCCGTCTCGGCGACCGGCTGGATGCGGTTGCGACCTTCAACGAGCCCTGGTGCTCGGTCTGGCTCAGCCATCTCTATGGCATTCATGCGCCGGGCGAAAAGAACATGGAGGCAGCGCTGCACGCGATGCACGTGACCAATCTCGCACACGGTCTCGGCGTTGCCGCCGTGAGGGAAGAGCGGGCGAACCTGCCGGTCGGTATCGTCATCAATCCCATGCATATCTATCCCGGCACCGATAGCGAGGCCGACAAGGCGGCTGCCGAGCGGGCGTTCGATTTCCACAATGGTGTGTTCTTCGGCCCGATCTTCAAGGGCGCCTATCCCGACAGCGTGCTGGAGGCGCTCGGCGCGCGCATGCCGGAGGTCGAGGCCGGCGACATGGCGGTGATCAGCCAGAAGCTCGACTGGTGGGGCGTGAACTACTACACGCCGATGCGCGTCAGCGACGATCCGACCGAGGGAACGGACTTTCCCGCCACCAAGGCGGCACCCTTCGTCAACGAGGCGAAAACCGATATCGGCTGGGAGATTTTTCCCCAGGCGCTGGGCGACCTCATCCGCACCGTCAACGAACGCTACGACCTGCCGGATTGCTACATCACCGAGAATGGCGCCTGCTACAATATGGGCGTTGAAAACGGCGAGGTGAACGACCAGCCGCGGCTCGACTATATCGCCGAGCATCTGGCCGTGACGGCCGACCTGATCGCCGAGGGATATCCCATGAAAGGCTATTTCGCCTGGAGCCTGATGGATAATTTCGAATGGGCGGAAGGCTACCGCATGCGTTTCGGCATCGTCCATGTCGATTACGACACGCAGGTCCGCACCATCAAGAAGAGCGGTCACTGGTATCGGGATCTCGCAGGTGCGTTTCCGAAGGGAAATCACGCGGAAACGACTTCGGCTTAA
- a CDS encoding Gfo/Idh/MocA family protein, whose translation MAIEGKAAEARQPRIRLGMVGGGQGAFIGAVHRMAARLDDQFTLVAGALSSTPEKAQASGLELGLDPARTYADYRQMAIREAKLKDGIEAVAIVTPNHVHYEAAREFLKRGIHVICDKPLTSTLGDARKLKALADESEALFILTHNYTGYPMVRQARAMVAKGDIGTVRLVQVEYPQDWLTDAVEKSGSKQAEWRTDPTRSGAGGSTGDIGTHAYNLGAFVSGLELDELAADLDSFVEGRALDDNAHVMMRFKEKDGVRAKGLLWCSQVAPGHENGLQVRVYGTKGGLEWTQKDPNYLWYTPFGQPKQLLTRMGAGALEEANRVSRIPSGHPEGYLEGFATIYAEAARAIQAKRSGGTVDPAVVYPTIDDGMKGMLFVDACVRSSKRNGAWVSV comes from the coding sequence ATGGCCATCGAAGGTAAGGCAGCGGAGGCGAGGCAGCCGCGTATCCGGCTCGGAATGGTGGGTGGCGGGCAAGGTGCCTTCATCGGCGCCGTCCACCGCATGGCGGCGCGTCTCGACGACCAGTTCACGCTGGTGGCGGGCGCTCTGTCCTCGACGCCGGAAAAGGCGCAGGCTTCGGGTCTGGAACTCGGTCTGGATCCGGCGCGGACCTATGCCGACTACCGGCAGATGGCGATCCGCGAGGCGAAGCTGAAGGACGGCATCGAGGCCGTGGCCATCGTCACGCCGAACCACGTGCATTACGAGGCGGCGCGGGAGTTTCTGAAGCGCGGCATCCACGTCATCTGCGACAAGCCGCTGACGTCCACGCTGGGTGACGCCCGCAAGCTGAAGGCGCTTGCCGATGAGAGCGAGGCGCTGTTCATCCTGACGCACAACTACACCGGCTATCCCATGGTTCGTCAGGCGCGTGCCATGGTCGCGAAGGGCGATATCGGCACGGTGCGCCTCGTTCAAGTGGAGTATCCGCAGGACTGGCTGACGGATGCGGTGGAGAAGTCGGGCTCCAAGCAGGCGGAATGGCGCACGGACCCGACGCGTTCGGGCGCTGGCGGCTCGACCGGCGATATCGGCACGCATGCCTATAATCTCGGCGCTTTCGTTTCCGGGCTGGAGCTTGACGAACTCGCGGCCGACCTCGACAGCTTCGTGGAGGGTCGGGCACTCGATGACAACGCCCATGTCATGATGCGCTTCAAGGAGAAGGACGGCGTGCGCGCCAAAGGTCTGCTCTGGTGCAGCCAGGTGGCGCCGGGCCACGAGAACGGGCTGCAGGTTCGCGTCTACGGCACGAAGGGCGGGCTCGAATGGACGCAGAAGGACCCGAATTATCTCTGGTACACGCCGTTCGGCCAGCCGAAGCAGCTGCTGACCCGCATGGGTGCCGGCGCGCTTGAGGAGGCTAACCGCGTTTCCCGCATCCCCTCCGGCCATCCCGAAGGGTATCTCGAAGGGTTTGCGACGATCTATGCCGAGGCTGCCCGCGCCATCCAGGCGAAGCGCTCTGGCGGCACGGTAGACCCTGCCGTCGTCTACCCCACCATCGATGACGGAATGAAGGGCATGCTGTTCGTGGACGCCTGTGTGCGTTCTTCGAAGCGCAACGGGGCCTGGGTCTCGGTCTGA
- a CDS encoding sugar phosphate isomerase/epimerase family protein, with the protein MKTIKGPGLFLAQFAGDEAPFNSFDAITKWAADIGYKGVQVPTWDARLIDLRQAAESKGYCDDLAGQARDNGVVITELSTHLQGQLVAVHPAYDEGFDGFAAPEVRGNPKARQEWAVDQVKLALTASKHLGLNAMASFSGALAWPYLYPWPQRPAGLVETAFDELARRWKPILDHAEDCGVDICYEIHPGEDLHDGITYEMFLERTGNHARACMLYDPSHYILQCLDYLDNIDIYKDRIRMFHVKDAEFNPTGRQGVYGGFQSWVNRAGRFRSLGDGQVDFGAVFSKMTANDFDGWAVVEWECALKHPEDGAREGAEFVKHHIIRVTEKAFDDFATGGTDEAANRRMLGI; encoded by the coding sequence ATGAAGACGATCAAGGGGCCGGGCTTGTTTCTGGCACAGTTTGCGGGCGACGAGGCCCCGTTCAATTCCTTCGATGCCATCACGAAATGGGCAGCCGATATCGGCTACAAGGGCGTGCAGGTGCCCACATGGGATGCGCGGCTCATCGACCTGAGACAAGCGGCGGAATCCAAGGGCTATTGCGACGATCTGGCAGGCCAAGCGCGCGACAACGGCGTTGTCATCACCGAACTGTCGACTCATCTTCAAGGCCAGTTGGTCGCCGTGCACCCGGCCTATGACGAGGGCTTCGACGGGTTTGCGGCACCGGAGGTGCGGGGCAATCCGAAGGCGCGTCAGGAATGGGCCGTCGATCAGGTCAAGCTCGCGCTGACCGCGTCGAAGCACCTCGGTCTCAACGCGATGGCAAGCTTCTCCGGCGCGCTCGCCTGGCCTTACCTCTATCCATGGCCGCAGCGCCCGGCGGGTTTGGTGGAGACGGCCTTCGACGAGCTTGCTAGGCGCTGGAAGCCGATCCTCGACCATGCCGAGGACTGCGGCGTCGATATTTGCTACGAGATCCATCCCGGCGAAGACCTGCATGACGGCATAACCTACGAGATGTTTCTGGAGCGCACCGGCAACCATGCCCGCGCCTGCATGCTCTACGATCCCTCGCACTATATCCTGCAGTGCCTCGACTATCTCGACAATATCGACATTTACAAGGACCGGATCCGGATGTTCCACGTCAAGGATGCCGAATTCAATCCGACCGGCCGGCAGGGCGTCTATGGCGGTTTCCAGAGCTGGGTGAACCGGGCAGGGCGCTTCCGGTCGCTCGGCGACGGGCAGGTGGATTTCGGCGCGGTGTTTTCGAAGATGACGGCGAACGATTTCGACGGTTGGGCCGTGGTGGAGTGGGAATGCGCGCTGAAACATCCGGAGGACGGTGCCCGTGAGGGGGCGGAGTTCGTTAAACACCACATCATCCGCGTGACGGAAAAGGCGTTTGACGATTTTGCCACCGGCGGCACGGATGAAGCCGCCAACCGGCGCATGCTCGGTATCTGA
- a CDS encoding substrate-binding domain-containing protein yields MKKRILGLALVMALAGTALSGGALAQETKTIGVSIPAADHGWTSGVVFHAERVAKLLMAEHPGLNVIVKTSPDAANQANAVQDLSTQGIDALVILPSDPDPLVNAIKEVKDKGKFVTIVDRAPSVNDDTIRDLYVAGNNPALGEVAGKYIAGKTPDAEVVVIRGLPIPIDQQRQDGFDKGIAGSNVKVLDRQFGNWNRDDAFKVMQDFLTKYQKIDVVWCQDDDMAVGVLQAIEQSGRKDIQYVVAGAGSKDMIKKVMDGDKMIPVDVLYPPAMVGTAMELTASALYDQVPVSGTYTLDATLVTKENAETFYFPDSPF; encoded by the coding sequence ATGAAGAAACGCATTCTGGGACTGGCACTGGTCATGGCATTGGCAGGCACTGCCCTGTCGGGTGGCGCCCTTGCGCAGGAAACGAAGACCATCGGCGTATCGATACCGGCAGCCGATCATGGCTGGACGTCCGGTGTGGTGTTCCATGCCGAGCGTGTGGCGAAGCTGCTCATGGCCGAACATCCCGGCCTGAACGTCATCGTCAAGACCTCGCCGGATGCGGCGAACCAGGCAAACGCCGTGCAGGATCTGAGCACGCAGGGCATCGACGCGCTCGTCATCCTGCCGTCCGATCCGGATCCGCTGGTCAACGCCATCAAGGAAGTCAAGGACAAGGGCAAGTTCGTGACCATCGTCGACCGCGCACCGAGCGTCAACGACGACACGATCCGCGACCTTTACGTGGCCGGCAACAACCCTGCACTCGGCGAAGTCGCAGGCAAGTATATCGCGGGCAAGACGCCGGATGCCGAAGTCGTCGTCATCCGCGGCCTGCCGATCCCGATCGACCAGCAGCGTCAGGACGGCTTCGACAAGGGCATCGCCGGCTCCAACGTCAAGGTTCTCGACCGCCAGTTCGGCAACTGGAATCGCGACGATGCTTTCAAGGTCATGCAGGACTTCCTGACCAAGTACCAGAAGATCGATGTGGTCTGGTGCCAGGACGACGACATGGCCGTGGGCGTGCTGCAGGCGATCGAGCAATCCGGCCGCAAGGACATCCAGTATGTCGTCGCCGGTGCCGGCTCCAAGGACATGATCAAGAAGGTCATGGACGGCGACAAGATGATCCCCGTCGACGTTCTCTATCCCCCGGCCATGGTCGGCACGGCGATGGAACTGACGGCGTCGGCGCTCTACGATCAGGTCCCCGTCAGCGGCACCTATACGCTGGATGCGACGCTGGTGACCAAGGAGAATGCCGAGACGTTCTACTTCCCGGATTCGCCCTTCTGA
- a CDS encoding ABC transporter permease — MTNITADGAKPARSIRNIDLGAVAPFIALALLLVLGAFAHPNFLSIDNLTNVLARSAFIAVIAVGATFVISSGGLDLSVGAMVAFVASVMILFLNSGAAGSPGMTLLAGVGIALLVGAACGLANGLVTTVGRIEPFIATLGAMGIYRGLTTWLSQGGAITLRDPAVQSLYRPAYFGTILGVPVPIVVIFVTAAIGAFVLYRTRYGRHVVAVGSNEDVARYSGIKVNRVRTIAYIIQGVCVAIAVLIYVPRLGSTSATTGILWELQAITAVVVGGTALRGGVGRIWGTICGAFILEIVGNIMLLSNVVSEYLLSAIQGAIIIIAMLVQRFLIRRP; from the coding sequence ATGACCAATATCACGGCAGACGGCGCAAAGCCGGCACGATCCATTCGCAATATCGATCTCGGGGCCGTCGCGCCCTTCATCGCGCTGGCGCTGCTGTTGGTGCTCGGCGCCTTCGCGCATCCGAATTTCCTCAGCATCGACAACCTGACGAACGTGCTGGCGCGCAGCGCCTTCATCGCGGTCATAGCCGTCGGTGCGACCTTCGTGATCTCGTCCGGCGGGCTGGATCTTTCCGTCGGAGCCATGGTCGCCTTCGTCGCGAGCGTCATGATCCTGTTTTTGAACAGCGGTGCGGCGGGCAGTCCCGGCATGACGCTTCTGGCGGGCGTCGGCATCGCCCTTCTGGTGGGGGCTGCCTGTGGGCTGGCCAACGGTCTGGTAACCACCGTCGGGCGGATCGAGCCGTTCATCGCGACGCTCGGCGCCATGGGCATCTATCGCGGGCTGACGACGTGGCTGTCGCAGGGCGGCGCCATCACGCTGCGCGATCCGGCCGTCCAGTCGCTCTATCGGCCGGCCTATTTCGGCACCATCCTCGGCGTTCCCGTGCCGATCGTCGTGATCTTCGTCACGGCGGCCATCGGTGCTTTCGTGCTTTATCGAACCCGCTACGGCCGTCACGTCGTCGCGGTCGGCTCCAACGAGGATGTCGCGCGCTATTCCGGCATTAAGGTCAACCGCGTCCGCACCATCGCCTACATTATCCAGGGTGTGTGCGTCGCCATTGCGGTTCTCATCTACGTGCCCCGGCTCGGATCGACATCGGCGACCACGGGCATTCTGTGGGAGCTGCAGGCGATCACCGCCGTCGTGGTCGGCGGCACGGCGCTGCGTGGCGGCGTTGGGCGCATCTGGGGGACGATCTGCGGCGCGTTCATTCTGGAGATCGTCGGCAACATCATGCTCCTGTCGAATGTGGTCAGCGAGTATCTGCTGAGCGCCATCCAGGGCGCCATCATCATCATCGCCATGCTGGTCCAGAGGTTCCTGATTCGGCGGCCATGA
- a CDS encoding sugar ABC transporter ATP-binding protein has translation MSAAAVSTSPLLQTSGLSKTFGIVEVLKGIDLTIEAGKVHAIIGENGAGKSTLMKLIAGNLPPTRGEILIDGQPVTLSGPVDAEARGIVLVHQEILLAPDLTVAQNIYLGREMVRGLTLDDNAMNEGAREAVHALGAHIDPRTVVARLSIAQRQLVQIARVLLVPHRVVIFDEPTASLTPHETAALLQLIRHIRDRGVAVLYISHRLPEVKDIADTVTVLRDGRTVATHAASTLQPADMARLMVGRDVAKLYPDRVSVASREAVLEVSGLSVPGYATNATFRLGKGEILGFAGLVGAGRTELMEGLVGLRPAHGTVMLHGRPVQFRDVHASLKAGIVYLSEDRKGKGLLLSKDLRVNLTLASLGRFVRGFQVDRKKEHAALDTAIQDFDIRTGRKDLLAGQLSGGNQQKLLIAKMMLLDPQIVIIDEPTRGIDIGTKEQIYAFIARLAEEGRSIIVVSSEMPELIGICDRIVVMRSGRIVGEVAGERMTEDDIVVLATGVSGGVSGEAA, from the coding sequence ATGAGCGCTGCCGCTGTTTCCACTTCACCTCTTCTGCAAACGAGCGGACTGTCCAAGACGTTCGGTATCGTCGAAGTGCTGAAGGGCATCGATCTCACAATCGAGGCCGGTAAGGTGCATGCGATCATCGGCGAGAATGGCGCCGGCAAATCGACGCTGATGAAGTTGATCGCCGGCAATCTTCCGCCGACGCGGGGTGAGATCTTGATCGACGGCCAGCCCGTCACGCTGTCCGGGCCTGTCGATGCGGAGGCGCGCGGCATCGTGCTGGTGCATCAGGAAATCCTGCTCGCGCCCGACCTCACCGTCGCCCAGAACATCTATCTCGGTCGCGAAATGGTCAGGGGCTTGACGCTCGACGACAATGCGATGAATGAAGGTGCGCGCGAGGCTGTCCATGCGCTCGGAGCCCACATCGATCCGCGCACGGTTGTTGCCCGGCTGTCGATCGCGCAGCGTCAGCTCGTGCAGATTGCCCGCGTGCTGCTGGTGCCCCACCGGGTCGTCATCTTCGATGAACCCACCGCATCTCTCACGCCGCACGAGACGGCGGCACTTCTGCAGCTGATCCGGCACATCCGGGATCGCGGCGTTGCCGTGCTCTACATTTCGCACCGCCTGCCGGAGGTGAAAGACATCGCCGATACAGTAACCGTCCTGCGCGATGGTCGCACCGTCGCCACGCACGCCGCCTCCACGCTGCAACCCGCCGACATGGCGCGGCTGATGGTTGGGCGCGACGTCGCCAAACTTTATCCGGATCGCGTATCGGTCGCGTCCCGCGAGGCGGTGCTGGAGGTGTCCGGCCTGTCCGTGCCCGGCTACGCGACGAATGCCACCTTTCGGCTCGGCAAAGGCGAGATCCTCGGATTTGCCGGTCTGGTTGGGGCCGGGCGGACGGAACTGATGGAGGGCCTGGTCGGTCTTCGCCCGGCGCATGGCACGGTCATGCTGCATGGACGCCCGGTCCAGTTTCGCGACGTGCACGCCAGCCTCAAGGCCGGCATCGTCTATCTCTCGGAAGACCGCAAGGGCAAGGGGCTCCTGCTTTCCAAGGATTTGCGCGTCAACCTGACGCTGGCATCCCTCGGGCGTTTCGTGCGTGGCTTTCAGGTGGATCGCAAGAAGGAGCATGCGGCACTCGATACGGCGATTCAGGATTTCGATATCCGCACAGGCCGCAAGGATTTGCTGGCGGGCCAGTTATCGGGCGGCAACCAGCAGAAGCTGCTGATCGCCAAGATGATGTTGCTCGACCCGCAGATCGTCATCATTGACGAGCCGACGCGCGGCATCGATATCGGCACGAAAGAACAGATCTATGCCTTTATCGCCCGCTTGGCTGAGGAGGGCCGGTCCATCATCGTGGTCTCCTCCGAGATGCCGGAACTGATCGGCATCTGCGACCGGATCGTCGTCATGCGGTCGGGGCGCATCGTCGGTGAGGTCGCGGGCGAGCGGATGACGGAAGACGACATCGTCGTGCTGGCGACGGGAGTTTCCGGCGGCGTTTCTGGGGAGGCCGCGTGA
- the xylA gene encoding xylose isomerase, whose protein sequence is MSTGYFKDIQKIRFEGPDSTNPLAFRHYDPNEVVMGKRMEDHLRFAVAYWHTFVWPGGDPFGGQTFERPWFEDSMKAAKLKADVAFEFFDLLGVPYYCFHDADVRPEGKTFAENTKNLNEIVDYFAGKQQETGVKLLWGTANLFSHRRYMSGAATNPDPDVFAFAAATVKTCMDATVKLGGENYVLWGGREGYETLLNTNLKQELDQLGRFVNMVVEYKHKIGFKGAILIEPKPQEPTKHQYDYDVATVYGFLKSYGLENEVKLNIEQGHAILAGHSFEHELALANALGLFGSIDMNRNDYQSGWDTDQFPNNVPEMALAYYQVLAGGGFTTGGTNFDAKLRRQSLDAEDLLIGHIGGMDCCARGLKAAAKMVEDKALSGPLDARYAGWSTEEGRKRLTSMSLEELAAHVEATDLNPQPRSGRQEYLENVVNRYV, encoded by the coding sequence ATGAGCACCGGTTATTTCAAGGACATCCAGAAGATCCGCTTCGAGGGGCCTGACAGCACCAATCCGCTGGCCTTCCGCCACTATGATCCGAACGAAGTGGTCATGGGCAAGCGGATGGAAGACCATCTGCGCTTCGCCGTTGCCTACTGGCACACCTTCGTCTGGCCGGGTGGCGATCCCTTCGGCGGGCAGACGTTCGAGCGTCCCTGGTTCGAGGACAGCATGAAAGCGGCGAAGCTGAAGGCCGATGTCGCCTTCGAATTCTTCGACCTGCTGGGCGTACCCTATTACTGCTTCCATGACGCGGACGTGCGGCCGGAAGGCAAGACCTTTGCCGAGAACACGAAGAACCTGAACGAGATCGTCGATTACTTCGCCGGCAAACAGCAGGAGACCGGTGTCAAGCTGCTCTGGGGTACGGCCAACCTCTTCTCGCACCGCCGCTACATGTCGGGTGCTGCGACCAATCCGGATCCGGACGTCTTCGCGTTTGCCGCGGCGACCGTGAAGACCTGCATGGACGCGACCGTGAAGCTCGGCGGCGAGAACTACGTGCTCTGGGGCGGGCGCGAAGGCTACGAGACGCTGCTCAACACCAATCTGAAGCAGGAGCTCGACCAGCTCGGCCGCTTCGTCAACATGGTGGTGGAGTACAAGCACAAGATCGGCTTCAAGGGCGCGATCCTGATCGAGCCGAAGCCGCAGGAGCCGACCAAGCACCAGTACGACTACGACGTTGCGACGGTCTACGGCTTCCTGAAGTCCTACGGTCTGGAGAACGAGGTCAAGCTCAACATCGAGCAGGGTCATGCCATCCTGGCGGGTCATTCCTTCGAGCATGAACTGGCGCTTGCCAATGCGCTCGGCCTGTTCGGCTCGATCGACATGAACCGCAACGACTACCAGTCCGGCTGGGATACCGACCAGTTTCCGAACAACGTCCCGGAAATGGCGCTCGCCTACTATCAGGTTCTGGCAGGCGGCGGCTTCACCACCGGCGGCACGAATTTCGACGCCAAGCTGCGTCGTCAGTCGCTGGATGCGGAAGACCTGCTCATCGGTCACATCGGCGGCATGGATTGCTGCGCCCGCGGCCTGAAGGCGGCGGCGAAGATGGTCGAGGACAAGGCCCTGTCCGGCCCGCTGGACGCGCGCTATGCCGGCTGGAGCACGGAGGAGGGCCGCAAGCGGCTGACCTCGATGTCGCTCGAAGAGCTTGCAGCCCATGTCGAGGCGACCGACCTCAACCCGCAGCCGCGCTCCGGCCGGCAGGAATATCTGGAAAACGTGGTCAACCGCTACGTCTGA
- the xylB gene encoding xylulokinase, whose product MYLGIDLGTSGVKALLIDGEQRIVGSATGACDVLRPHPGWSEQDPADWVRATQEAIAGLKASHPAELAAVRGIGLSGHMHGATLLDESDNVLRPCILWNDTRSHAEAAALDADPQFRAITGNIVFPGFTAPKLAWVAKNEPDAFAKVRWVLLPKDYLRLWLTGEHISEMSDSAGTSWLDTGKRAWSESLLAATGLSERQMPSLVEGTAPAGTLKSDLAAGWGMGAGVVVAGGAGDNAASACGMGTIGEGQAFVSLGTSGVLFAANARYLPNPESAVHAFCHALPDTWHQMGVILSATDALNWHAGVTGRSASELTQELGDTLQAPTGVTFLPYLSGERTPHNDATIRGAFIGLGHESGREVLTQAVLEGVSFAIRDSLEALKSAGTQLHRVTAIGGGSRSPYWLSSIATALDLPVDVPADGDFGAAFGAARLGLVAATGADPLSVFTPPKTAHTVEPVASLREAYEDAYQRYGRLYPAIRAAY is encoded by the coding sequence ATGTATCTCGGCATCGATCTCGGCACGTCCGGCGTCAAAGCGCTGCTTATCGACGGCGAGCAGCGCATCGTCGGTTCGGCGACCGGCGCCTGCGACGTTCTGCGCCCGCATCCCGGCTGGTCGGAGCAGGACCCGGCCGACTGGGTCCGCGCTACGCAGGAAGCGATCGCCGGGTTGAAGGCATCGCATCCCGCCGAGCTTGCCGCCGTGCGGGGCATCGGTCTGTCTGGGCACATGCATGGCGCGACGCTGCTCGACGAGAGTGACAACGTGCTGCGCCCCTGCATTCTCTGGAACGATACGCGCTCCCATGCCGAGGCCGCAGCGCTCGATGCCGATCCGCAGTTTCGCGCCATCACCGGCAATATCGTCTTCCCCGGTTTCACCGCGCCGAAGCTTGCCTGGGTCGCGAAGAACGAACCGGACGCGTTTGCCAAGGTGCGCTGGGTGCTGCTGCCGAAGGACTATCTGCGCCTCTGGCTGACGGGCGAGCACATCTCGGAAATGTCGGATTCCGCCGGCACGTCCTGGCTCGATACGGGCAAGCGCGCCTGGTCGGAAAGTCTGCTGGCAGCAACGGGCCTCAGCGAACGGCAGATGCCGTCTCTGGTCGAGGGAACGGCACCTGCCGGCACGCTGAAGTCGGATCTTGCGGCCGGCTGGGGCATGGGGGCCGGGGTCGTGGTGGCCGGTGGTGCCGGCGACAATGCGGCGTCTGCCTGCGGCATGGGCACGATCGGCGAGGGTCAGGCTTTCGTTTCGCTCGGCACGTCGGGTGTGCTCTTCGCGGCAAATGCGCGCTATTTGCCCAATCCGGAAAGTGCCGTTCACGCCTTTTGCCATGCGCTTCCCGACACATGGCACCAGATGGGCGTTATCCTGTCGGCCACCGATGCGCTGAACTGGCATGCGGGCGTCACCGGCCGCAGTGCCTCCGAGCTGACGCAGGAACTGGGCGACACGCTGCAGGCGCCGACCGGCGTTACCTTCCTTCCATATCTCTCCGGCGAGCGCACGCCGCACAACGATGCGACCATCCGCGGCGCCTTCATCGGCCTTGGCCATGAGAGCGGTCGGGAGGTGCTGACGCAAGCCGTGCTGGAAGGCGTGTCCTTCGCCATCCGCGACAGCCTGGAGGCCTTGAAGAGCGCTGGCACGCAGTTGCACCGGGTAACCGCGATCGGCGGCGGGTCGCGTTCGCCCTATTGGCTGTCGTCGATCGCGACCGCGCTCGACCTTCCGGTCGACGTGCCGGCCGATGGCGACTTCGGTGCGGCCTTCGGGGCTGCCCGTCTCGGCCTCGTTGCGGCCACCGGCGCCGATCCGCTTTCCGTCTTCACACCGCCGAAGACCGCGCACACGGTCGAGCCCGTTGCTTCGCTGCGCGAGGCTTATGAGGACGCCTATCAGCGCTATGGCCGGCTCTATCCTGCCATCCGCGCCGCCTACTGA